A genomic region of bacterium contains the following coding sequences:
- a CDS encoding DEAD/DEAH box helicase produces the protein MFDQRFRPLIVSPKPVPGHLGSFTLRHKNRDYVYFLNVGGRCSLEHETDYYSSPHHVFSSDDVIDKIHVNFQQSDLHESLKSELAVAPSQCEIIPLQYLDTQFNLEEQKQVSVPSSGVPQISEMAGFFLKLMPELMVYNPVEMRETSLYTAVRNPLLASAIGYEETVALHRLLGLEFPDSDESRRRMEKQADFYRQQTVPMIKPTGDQLLAYYKPGYYCAQEDVFFTIRNKKVRAFIRGKKYYVYPIQHSEVIELPEAQLLEAEEGQEDQARLTRRNMSLHCTYTALAMTSELKPADIHAYSQQTGNTYKVITADEYDLTRQIQQAAAMGNPGKVDELKQRLKALYGRRIHITSKDPNLAQVLRVFPPPEIKTLSEAYPEQLKARIQCLSQLKAQLTDVQMLHAGLASLKRGVVLTHHVGSGKTRLAAYAAIAAGARRVAFIAKSKILGEIIKELRDELGLDVTHIHSAACIRKLQAEVNRGVEPERTRFYVLSQEFLTIGGLANQTFDPYPVDVKEQDNANERVHTLICTRENAERQVKEQILKLREQNVITGEVKRVPFHFHQHVQECPRCLELAAQKFFNVSKTRKWIQLSCATRKAIREQVVEYVKRGKAAVGLREFGTFSRHGHCRVCGYLARSYRRVEDESPGEVAPEVADLLAALGDEEKPRRGDQGFRSALQFPAYRLIKNLFDTKICDEAHSLTGESKVYEAVRSIHTRRTFLLSGTLLRRTPAEMWQIFTLSWGYNSPEFPYAYDQQNEFIEQHVTFRVTRDAIHDPKGNRIATRRNKQEMPEPANAPKLWKYLHQAQLHATSRSMGLKIPDVRRHFLAIPLEGDILDEYEDVLSAMKQTFVADKPVFSLTQRRDWFTQMAELQAVALKAKVKQLITLLQEMVVTGRNVIVACKQQKTYELLVQMFTAADFDFVKLDEKRPAQPHKRREWIDQHYVRSRKPIFLTRTPLINESLNNLVKASALIVVEAEYVFYPLQQLEGRIARPKQRAATVDVTYMVTQHPSRASIDEAMLQMALRRNNANVELVSGNVTQRTNEELVELAETQKMRELELMQTLLAEARPAEANNVDYQAEFAARGCPGPVHEFYIGLRAASSQR, from the coding sequence ATGTTCGATCAGCGTTTCCGGCCGTTGATCGTCAGCCCCAAGCCAGTCCCGGGACACTTGGGCAGCTTCACGCTGCGCCACAAGAACCGTGATTACGTCTATTTCTTGAACGTCGGCGGCCGATGCTCGCTGGAACACGAGACCGATTACTACAGCAGCCCGCATCATGTCTTCAGCAGCGACGACGTGATCGACAAGATTCACGTCAACTTCCAACAGTCTGACTTGCACGAGAGCTTAAAGAGCGAACTGGCCGTTGCTCCCAGCCAGTGCGAGATCATCCCGCTCCAGTATCTCGACACGCAGTTCAACCTTGAGGAGCAGAAACAAGTCTCAGTTCCATCGAGCGGCGTTCCGCAGATCAGTGAGATGGCCGGTTTCTTTCTGAAGCTCATGCCGGAGCTGATGGTTTACAACCCGGTGGAAATGCGGGAGACATCTCTTTACACCGCCGTCCGCAACCCGCTGCTCGCCTCTGCCATCGGCTACGAAGAAACCGTCGCGCTGCATCGTTTGCTTGGATTGGAATTTCCCGACAGTGACGAGAGCCGGCGTCGGATGGAAAAGCAGGCCGACTTCTACCGGCAGCAGACTGTGCCGATGATCAAGCCGACGGGCGACCAGTTGCTGGCCTATTACAAGCCCGGTTACTACTGCGCCCAAGAGGATGTGTTCTTCACCATCCGAAACAAAAAGGTCCGGGCTTTCATCCGGGGCAAAAAATACTACGTGTATCCGATCCAGCATAGCGAGGTGATCGAGTTGCCGGAGGCGCAACTCCTGGAAGCCGAGGAGGGACAGGAAGACCAAGCCAGGCTTACCCGCCGGAACATGAGCCTGCACTGCACCTACACCGCGCTGGCGATGACGAGCGAGCTTAAGCCGGCGGATATCCATGCTTACAGTCAGCAGACCGGCAACACTTACAAGGTCATCACGGCCGATGAATATGATCTGACCCGCCAAATCCAGCAGGCCGCCGCGATGGGCAATCCGGGCAAAGTGGACGAGCTCAAACAACGGTTGAAGGCACTGTACGGACGCCGCATCCACATCACGAGCAAAGACCCGAACCTCGCCCAGGTGTTGCGCGTGTTTCCGCCTCCAGAAATCAAGACTCTCTCGGAAGCCTACCCGGAGCAGTTGAAGGCGCGCATTCAGTGCTTGAGCCAACTCAAGGCTCAACTCACCGACGTCCAGATGTTGCACGCTGGCCTGGCGTCTTTGAAACGCGGCGTGGTGCTGACTCACCACGTGGGTTCAGGCAAAACCCGTCTCGCCGCTTACGCCGCCATCGCCGCCGGGGCGCGGCGCGTGGCCTTCATCGCCAAGAGCAAGATTCTGGGCGAGATCATCAAGGAACTGCGCGATGAACTCGGCCTGGACGTCACGCACATCCACAGCGCTGCCTGCATTCGTAAACTGCAGGCGGAGGTCAACCGTGGCGTGGAGCCGGAACGAACCAGGTTCTATGTACTCTCCCAGGAATTCCTCACCATCGGCGGGCTGGCCAATCAGACCTTCGATCCGTATCCCGTGGACGTTAAAGAGCAGGACAACGCCAACGAACGCGTTCACACCCTGATTTGCACGCGCGAAAACGCCGAGCGGCAAGTCAAGGAGCAGATCCTCAAACTGAGAGAACAGAACGTCATCACGGGCGAGGTCAAACGAGTTCCCTTCCATTTCCACCAGCACGTGCAGGAGTGCCCGCGCTGCCTGGAACTGGCCGCTCAAAAATTCTTCAACGTCAGCAAGACGCGGAAATGGATTCAATTGAGCTGTGCGACCCGCAAAGCCATTCGCGAACAGGTCGTCGAGTACGTCAAACGCGGCAAGGCCGCCGTCGGTCTGCGCGAATTCGGCACGTTCTCCCGGCACGGTCATTGTCGCGTGTGTGGTTACCTGGCCAGAAGTTACCGGCGGGTCGAGGACGAATCGCCCGGAGAAGTCGCACCAGAGGTGGCCGACCTGCTGGCGGCACTGGGCGACGAGGAGAAGCCGCGCCGAGGCGACCAGGGATTCCGCAGCGCGTTGCAGTTCCCGGCGTATCGGCTCATCAAGAATCTGTTCGACACGAAAATTTGCGACGAAGCCCACTCATTGACTGGCGAGTCCAAGGTTTATGAGGCCGTCAGATCCATCCACACGCGGAGGACTTTTCTCTTGTCAGGCACGCTGCTGCGCCGAACCCCGGCGGAGATGTGGCAGATCTTCACGCTGTCGTGGGGCTATAACTCACCCGAATTCCCCTACGCCTACGACCAGCAGAACGAGTTCATCGAACAGCACGTCACTTTCCGCGTGACGCGCGATGCCATCCACGACCCGAAGGGCAACAGAATCGCCACGCGCCGCAACAAGCAGGAAATGCCTGAACCCGCCAACGCGCCGAAGCTGTGGAAGTATCTCCATCAAGCCCAACTCCACGCCACCAGCCGGAGCATGGGGTTGAAGATTCCGGATGTGCGCCGGCATTTCCTGGCGATCCCTTTGGAGGGCGACATTCTCGACGAGTACGAGGATGTCCTGAGTGCGATGAAGCAGACCTTTGTCGCCGACAAACCGGTGTTCAGTCTCACTCAACGTCGCGATTGGTTCACCCAGATGGCCGAGCTTCAGGCCGTCGCGCTCAAGGCCAAGGTTAAACAACTCATCACTTTGTTGCAGGAAATGGTGGTCACCGGACGCAACGTCATCGTGGCCTGCAAACAACAGAAGACTTACGAGCTCCTGGTGCAGATGTTCACCGCGGCGGATTTCGATTTCGTCAAGCTGGATGAGAAGCGTCCCGCCCAGCCGCACAAACGCCGCGAGTGGATCGACCAGCATTATGTGCGCTCACGCAAGCCCATCTTTCTAACCCGGACGCCGCTCATCAACGAGAGCTTGAACAATCTGGTCAAAGCGTCCGCCCTCATCGTGGTCGAGGCCGAGTACGTCTTCTATCCGCTGCAACAACTGGAAGGGCGCATTGCCCGGCCCAAGCAGAGAGCCGCAACGGTGGATGTGACCTATATGGTCACGCAA
- a CDS encoding type II/IV secretion system protein yields MPVMTQGPGILLAHYDPHVPLPACFHKENLQMVLCTWSAFQKLAEAWDQRYAGPSAKAYSADSKPPPSVPREWAEWQMTHNALTEEDRNALEKIKATDSFDDVSPEWEYWFSRKIKGESCIGLDIVDVPQESKRVSAATLKAVEAVILFENHRLMQLGYVLNWDRFNSVETVSEQIRRQGLAVQLIPVLPRDYNRFLEEQVNKTIQLSKFIKQDDVIPDSLADSIDPAQFTDEQLDPKNVKVKLIAEAAIFAAYKRGASDILVEPQINDYRIRFTIDGINTTFFDGMPKQYGTNIVLHLKVRAGMNITEKRLPQDGKITLSIRGTPVEIRAATMPVLDSQEEKITLRLLSATIRFPNLDKLGMHPGHLQLMRKALSMVNGIMIVTGPTGSGKTTTLYSAIQEMDRERLNVCSLEDPIETYIPGISQTQVNEVIGLTFARGLRALLRQAPHVILLGEIRDREVAQIAVQAANTGHLVLTTLHTNSASGTFDRLQALDVEAHQIADAVRLILAQRLIPRLCPVCRKSRRPTELEMVRIEKQSGVRLNPAIYHANTIGCRNCHKGYTGRRIITEIIPVDAGMRELLLKGQTHAEIVRHAEQHSAFRPIMAQAMELVNEGQVDLKDAQKLFLDFQAEDFK; encoded by the coding sequence GTGCCGGTGATGACGCAAGGACCAGGAATTCTGCTGGCACATTACGATCCACACGTGCCGCTGCCGGCGTGTTTCCACAAGGAGAACCTTCAGATGGTCCTCTGCACCTGGAGTGCATTTCAGAAACTGGCGGAAGCGTGGGACCAACGCTACGCCGGCCCATCGGCAAAAGCCTACTCAGCGGACTCCAAGCCGCCCCCATCAGTGCCGAGGGAATGGGCCGAGTGGCAGATGACACACAACGCACTGACGGAGGAAGATCGCAATGCTCTCGAGAAGATCAAAGCAACCGACAGCTTTGACGACGTTTCGCCGGAATGGGAATACTGGTTCTCCCGCAAAATCAAAGGCGAGTCCTGCATTGGATTGGACATCGTCGACGTGCCGCAGGAGTCCAAGCGCGTAAGTGCCGCAACGTTGAAGGCAGTGGAAGCGGTCATCCTGTTTGAGAACCATCGATTGATGCAGTTGGGATACGTGCTCAACTGGGACCGTTTCAACAGCGTCGAGACCGTGTCCGAGCAAATCCGCCGCCAGGGGTTGGCCGTGCAACTGATCCCGGTCCTGCCACGGGACTACAATCGCTTCCTTGAGGAACAGGTTAACAAGACGATCCAGTTGTCCAAGTTCATCAAGCAGGACGACGTTATTCCCGACAGCCTCGCTGACAGCATTGACCCCGCCCAATTCACCGACGAGCAACTCGATCCGAAGAACGTCAAGGTCAAGCTGATTGCCGAGGCGGCGATCTTCGCCGCCTACAAGCGTGGCGCCTCCGACATTCTGGTCGAGCCGCAAATCAACGATTACCGGATACGCTTCACCATTGACGGCATCAACACGACATTCTTCGACGGGATGCCCAAACAGTACGGAACCAATATCGTGCTGCATCTCAAGGTGCGCGCCGGCATGAACATCACCGAGAAGCGCCTGCCCCAGGACGGCAAGATCACCCTCAGCATCCGGGGCACGCCCGTGGAAATCCGGGCCGCGACCATGCCGGTGCTGGACAGTCAGGAAGAGAAAATCACGCTACGGCTGCTGAGTGCCACCATTCGCTTTCCCAACCTCGACAAGCTGGGCATGCACCCGGGGCATCTTCAGCTCATGCGCAAGGCCCTCAGCATGGTGAATGGCATTATGATCGTCACCGGCCCGACCGGGTCCGGCAAGACAACGACGTTGTACTCTGCCATCCAGGAGATGGACCGCGAACGGCTGAACGTGTGCAGCCTCGAAGATCCGATCGAGACTTACATCCCCGGCATCAGCCAGACGCAGGTGAACGAGGTCATCGGGTTGACATTCGCCCGCGGCCTGCGCGCGCTCCTGCGCCAGGCGCCCCACGTCATTCTCCTGGGCGAAATCCGCGACCGGGAAGTGGCGCAGATCGCCGTTCAGGCCGCCAATACGGGTCATTTGGTTCTAACGACACTGCACACGAACTCGGCGAGCGGGACGTTCGACCGGTTGCAGGCTTTGGATGTGGAAGCGCACCAGATCGCCGATGCGGTGCGCCTGATTCTGGCCCAGCGCCTGATCCCGCGCCTGTGTCCGGTCTGCCGCAAGAGCCGCCGGCCCACCGAACTGGAGATGGTGCGCATCGAGAAGCAAAGCGGCGTGCGATTGAATCCGGCGATTTACCATGCCAACACCATCGGCTGCCGCAACTGCCACAAAGGTTACACCGGCCGCAGAATCATCACCGAAATCATTCCCGTGGACGCCGGCATGCGGGAACTCCTGCTCAAGGGACAGACTCACGCGGAGATTGTGCGGCACGCCGAGCAACATTCTGCCTTCAGACCGATCATGGCGCAGGCCATGGAACTGGTCAACGAAGGCCAGGTGGACCTCAAAGACGCCCAGAAACTGTTTCTCGATTTTCAGGCAGAGGACTTCAAATAA
- a CDS encoding type II secretion system protein — MKLQKFRNRKAKGFTLVELIAVVSVILILVAIVVPRIGDLRGKAADARAQSNVKIVQGAIERAAVEGALTAANATDQAAIYSVLTTATNGMSGAPYLSEMPSPAPTISGAFPNLSVGQ; from the coding sequence ATGAAACTGCAGAAATTCCGCAACAGAAAGGCCAAGGGTTTCACCCTGGTGGAACTGATCGCTGTCGTCAGCGTAATCCTCATCCTCGTGGCGATCGTCGTGCCCCGCATCGGCGATTTGCGCGGCAAAGCGGCTGACGCCCGCGCGCAATCGAACGTGAAGATCGTTCAGGGCGCGATCGAACGGGCCGCCGTGGAGGGCGCCCTCACGGCCGCCAACGCGACGGATCAGGCAGCCATCTACAGTGTGCTGACCACGGCCACCAATGGCATGTCCGGCGCTCCGTATCTGTCCGAAATGCCGAGTCCGGCGCCTACGATCAGCGGGGCGTTCCCCAACCTGAGCGTCGGTCAGTAA
- a CDS encoding prepilin-type N-terminal cleavage/methylation domain-containing protein → MKRSAQRAFTVIEILAVVTVIVILAAIIIPRVVILRQQSTQERNNFNARQIANAIERFQLEGGNVTNVSSVESVVNQLIDRQTLCPSEKLTSRQITMISTNGYLFFYGTYDD, encoded by the coding sequence ATGAAAAGGTCCGCTCAACGTGCGTTCACGGTAATTGAGATTCTGGCTGTCGTAACCGTGATCGTCATTCTGGCGGCCATCATCATTCCGCGGGTGGTGATTCTGCGTCAGCAATCAACGCAAGAGCGAAACAATTTCAACGCGCGCCAGATCGCCAATGCGATCGAGCGGTTCCAATTGGAAGGAGGAAATGTGACCAACGTTTCCTCGGTTGAATCGGTCGTGAATCAGTTGATCGACCGGCAGACGCTCTGTCCGTCGGAGAAACTGACCTCGCGTCAAATCACGATGATCAGCACCAACGGTTACCTTTTCTTCTACGGAACCTACGACGATTGA
- a CDS encoding AAA family ATPase, giving the protein MKLLRLELQHWCQHSRLDLTFPDEPIILLSGPNNSGKSNLVRAIGRVLALGRSEFGDASAIQYGAKQASLRLTALTHERTQFTISREIKPRQTRAKLEFADKTLTNADEIQRQLQEWFGRQETLLELFIAPQGQIASLLKERGKERLTKFIEICGFKGFLQKQATLNKFVRAYPTVLDPSPLMHDVEGKLQQLERRTEEKKVTAAALPPAEELQRELNSLQEIKTLRESAEKELTAKQGKLAQTQAGISQPLPDLDELQKRIQTIRAALARSQIALQHQKVEKARRELSRTQEELAGTPEDSTNYTEQIQESSDTLQKKINRRNEIARARQALEQLRSELGKLEKIIVESQKTVSELKHSPNWYRLTLDHISQLHTASHQLLAQEHALSQQKERLAQYEQVRPPSPAVLKACKASEAKLQELVSLHRHATVATEQCPLCQRAWEKPALVQRRDELNALAKELQADLKKSPQAAAEYQRWTQAQTEIPKLRQQIQQDETACAGKRRELNAQMAAFQLPESEDGQIQIVLAGYQKVTAALTPPTKEANALREKIVSESPAEQGRAAEDARLAHEIEQGSVRIRELLGKQTTAHENARKRARLKQQAEMIQGQLGELEHGLKAKPEDYRNDTDYTELCRGQEEELNQAQDAFQKASGDWTNRFEKLRNVEALKSGIASASQKLTSLVWGSF; this is encoded by the coding sequence ATGAAACTCCTCCGACTTGAATTGCAGCATTGGTGTCAGCATTCGCGGTTGGACCTGACGTTCCCGGACGAACCGATCATCCTGTTGAGCGGGCCAAACAATTCCGGCAAGAGCAACCTCGTCCGGGCAATCGGCCGGGTGCTCGCCTTGGGACGGAGCGAATTCGGCGATGCATCGGCGATCCAGTACGGAGCGAAGCAGGCATCTCTGCGACTCACGGCTCTGACCCACGAGCGGACGCAGTTCACCATTTCGCGAGAGATCAAGCCGCGCCAAACCCGAGCCAAGCTGGAATTCGCGGACAAAACGCTGACCAACGCGGACGAAATCCAAAGGCAGCTTCAGGAATGGTTCGGTCGCCAGGAAACCCTCCTGGAATTGTTCATCGCGCCCCAGGGACAAATCGCCAGTCTCCTCAAAGAGCGCGGCAAGGAGCGGCTGACCAAGTTCATTGAGATTTGCGGGTTCAAAGGATTCCTGCAAAAGCAGGCAACCCTCAATAAATTCGTTCGCGCTTACCCGACCGTCCTCGACCCAAGTCCACTGATGCACGATGTCGAAGGCAAACTGCAGCAGCTTGAAAGGCGGACCGAAGAGAAGAAGGTCACCGCTGCGGCCTTGCCGCCAGCGGAGGAGTTGCAACGCGAACTCAACAGCCTCCAGGAGATCAAAACGCTCCGTGAGAGCGCCGAAAAAGAACTCACCGCCAAGCAGGGAAAACTCGCCCAGACACAGGCAGGGATCTCGCAACCGCTGCCGGATTTGGATGAGCTGCAAAAACGGATTCAAACCATTCGTGCGGCACTGGCGCGAAGTCAGATTGCTCTGCAGCATCAAAAAGTCGAGAAAGCGCGGCGAGAACTGAGCCGCACGCAAGAGGAGTTGGCGGGAACACCAGAGGACAGCACCAATTACACTGAACAGATTCAGGAGAGCAGCGACACGCTCCAGAAAAAGATCAATCGCAGGAATGAAATCGCCCGCGCTCGCCAGGCGCTGGAACAACTCCGCAGCGAACTCGGGAAGCTGGAGAAAATCATCGTCGAAAGTCAGAAGACCGTCTCGGAACTCAAACACAGCCCGAATTGGTACCGGCTGACGCTCGACCATATATCCCAGCTTCACACCGCAAGTCATCAACTCCTGGCACAGGAACATGCCTTGAGCCAGCAGAAGGAACGACTGGCGCAGTATGAGCAGGTTCGGCCTCCGTCGCCAGCAGTGCTAAAGGCATGCAAGGCCAGTGAGGCAAAGCTGCAGGAACTCGTCAGCCTTCATCGCCACGCCACCGTTGCCACGGAACAATGTCCGCTCTGCCAGCGTGCCTGGGAAAAGCCTGCCCTGGTTCAGCGCCGCGACGAACTCAACGCGTTGGCGAAAGAGCTGCAAGCCGACCTGAAGAAATCCCCGCAAGCCGCGGCGGAGTACCAACGATGGACTCAGGCTCAAACGGAAATTCCGAAACTGCGCCAGCAGATTCAACAAGACGAAACGGCCTGCGCCGGGAAGCGCCGGGAGTTGAACGCCCAGATGGCGGCTTTCCAACTTCCGGAAAGTGAGGATGGCCAGATTCAGATTGTGCTCGCGGGCTACCAGAAGGTCACAGCGGCCCTGACTCCGCCGACTAAGGAGGCAAATGCTCTGCGCGAGAAAATCGTATCCGAGTCACCGGCAGAGCAAGGGCGTGCGGCCGAAGACGCTCGACTGGCCCATGAAATCGAACAGGGAAGCGTGCGAATACGCGAACTGCTGGGGAAGCAGACGACAGCGCACGAAAATGCCAGGAAACGCGCCCGGCTCAAACAGCAAGCCGAGATGATCCAAGGGCAGCTCGGCGAGTTGGAACACGGCCTCAAAGCCAAACCGGAGGATTACCGAAACGACACCGATTACACTGAGCTTTGCCGGGGTCAGGAAGAAGAGTTGAATCAGGCACAGGACGCGTTTCAAAAGGCGAGCGGCGACTGGACCAACCGCTTTGAGAAACTCCGCAACGTGGAAGCTCTGAAGAGCGGGATCGCTTCCGCCAGCCAGAAACTCACGAGTCTCGTCTGGGGATCATTCTAG
- a CDS encoding sigma-70 family RNA polymerase sigma factor — protein sequence MRVEFDILDTEQILREADDFEQCPPSGGSALDAYFASLQNCPRIAPKQQIELARDYHREVIACRDILDRIPGKVFFLTQVLEELLNGERLTNFFLAHNEKGTQQASRPTDRFLFFKNLQEKASLKNPRLADWCIQPKLILAWSRDLIRRFADLPQRPWISRVISTQRQSAAELERWAGAAKQLETISGLRINELAHHIRQLRPHAENADSLFATLAECNLKLVIHIAKKFQNRSLTLEDLVQEGNLGLMKGIERFDPEKGFNLSTYAVCWIKESIMRALMTQGHVIRFPPALHEMLREIQKLRDAASAEGKPEPTSEDLAKQLKTARNNVEAALSLRQICSLQQPVHGREEETFEQELVGDEGITLDESETLRQAIGQLLGGLAPNEKQVLRLRYGLARGLTKTIEEVAASLKLTRERVRQIEARAIAKMRSDPAIQSEKVRFLAT from the coding sequence GTGCGCGTTGAATTCGACATCCTCGACACCGAGCAAATCCTCCGCGAGGCCGACGATTTTGAACAATGCCCTCCGTCGGGCGGGAGTGCCTTGGATGCCTACTTTGCTTCACTCCAGAACTGTCCCAGGATTGCGCCCAAGCAGCAGATTGAACTGGCCCGGGACTATCATCGCGAAGTGATCGCTTGCCGCGACATCCTGGATCGAATTCCCGGCAAGGTCTTCTTTCTGACCCAGGTTCTGGAGGAACTTCTGAATGGCGAGAGATTGACGAATTTCTTTCTGGCACATAACGAGAAAGGAACCCAACAAGCGAGCCGGCCGACCGACCGCTTTCTCTTCTTCAAGAACCTGCAAGAGAAGGCTTCGTTGAAGAACCCGAGACTGGCGGACTGGTGCATTCAACCCAAACTTATCCTCGCCTGGAGCCGCGACCTCATTCGCCGGTTCGCGGATCTCCCGCAGCGCCCCTGGATCAGCCGCGTCATCTCAACCCAGCGTCAGTCCGCGGCGGAACTCGAACGCTGGGCCGGCGCGGCCAAGCAACTCGAAACGATCAGCGGCTTGCGAATCAATGAGCTTGCTCACCATATCCGGCAACTCCGACCGCACGCCGAAAACGCCGACTCCCTGTTCGCCACACTGGCTGAGTGCAATCTGAAGCTGGTGATTCATATCGCCAAGAAATTCCAGAACCGGAGCCTGACACTTGAGGACCTGGTTCAGGAGGGCAACCTCGGCTTGATGAAAGGCATCGAGCGCTTCGACCCGGAGAAGGGGTTCAATCTCTCGACCTACGCCGTTTGTTGGATCAAAGAAAGCATCATGCGCGCTCTGATGACCCAGGGCCACGTGATACGATTCCCGCCCGCCCTGCATGAGATGTTGCGCGAGATCCAGAAGCTCCGCGATGCAGCCTCGGCAGAGGGAAAACCCGAACCGACCTCGGAGGACTTGGCCAAACAACTGAAGACTGCCCGGAACAACGTTGAGGCCGCATTGTCTCTCCGCCAGATTTGCAGTCTTCAACAGCCGGTCCACGGGAGGGAGGAGGAGACGTTCGAGCAGGAGCTGGTCGGCGACGAAGGGATCACGCTCGACGAAAGCGAGACCTTACGGCAGGCCATCGGCCAACTGCTCGGCGGTCTGGCGCCAAACGAAAAACAGGTGCTCCGGCTTCGGTACGGACTGGCCAGGGGTCTTACCAAAACCATCGAAGAGGTCGCCGCCAGCCTGAAACTCACGCGCGAGCGGGTCCGACAGATCGAGGCCAGGGCCATCGCCAAGATGCGGTCCGATCCCGCCATCCAGAGCGAGAAGGTCCGGTTCCTGGCAACCTGA
- a CDS encoding metallophosphoesterase, producing the protein MDRYYIVTGDLHLERAQYGLPIRHQDNQQCIEAILREGCTNPKCLAVILTGDTFHRKSLLPKYQIQLQNIAQRLRNAGKAFLAIDGNHDGSDASWLDTVGPEINANGRIVNLGEIAAAFLSFQPRETLYEKIKQLPENTRCLFLHGRLLELMAWAIHVPEPEYDFSAEELRGLGLKNCTVFMGNLHTYTDFHDPVGNNWFVYGGSTEMTEISEGNIVSDRFGGRYDPVKKYLRFYPGREHGKNWETVDLPNRPYLKRVISPEEDAELAVQSVDQWVEKHPGGILALHYPERLRANLKPHLPRWREKLLVFSEVPLSRGMAKPLQDMKEADILEIAQKELTERQLQLLAVVLTQDPFDQTLSGLLALPEKPA; encoded by the coding sequence GTGGATCGGTACTACATCGTGACGGGCGACCTCCACTTGGAGCGCGCGCAATACGGTTTGCCGATTCGCCACCAGGACAATCAACAGTGCATCGAAGCGATTCTACGGGAAGGTTGCACGAATCCAAAGTGCCTGGCAGTCATCCTTACCGGCGACACGTTTCACAGGAAGAGCCTGCTGCCGAAATATCAGATCCAACTCCAGAACATCGCTCAACGACTCCGCAACGCTGGAAAGGCATTCCTGGCGATTGACGGCAACCACGACGGCAGCGACGCCTCGTGGCTGGACACCGTCGGCCCTGAAATCAACGCCAACGGCCGGATTGTAAACCTCGGCGAAATCGCCGCGGCATTTCTTTCGTTTCAACCGCGGGAAACGCTCTACGAGAAAATCAAGCAGTTGCCGGAGAACACTCGCTGCCTTTTCCTGCATGGCCGGCTCTTGGAGCTGATGGCTTGGGCGATTCACGTGCCCGAGCCAGAGTACGATTTCAGCGCCGAGGAATTGAGGGGGCTGGGGTTGAAGAACTGCACGGTGTTTATGGGGAATCTGCACACGTACACCGATTTTCACGATCCAGTCGGGAATAACTGGTTCGTGTACGGCGGCTCGACTGAGATGACAGAAATCTCCGAAGGCAACATCGTCAGTGATCGCTTCGGCGGACGTTACGACCCGGTCAAAAAGTATCTCCGATTTTATCCTGGCCGGGAGCATGGAAAGAATTGGGAAACCGTCGACCTGCCGAACCGGCCTTACTTGAAACGGGTGATCAGCCCGGAAGAGGACGCCGAACTGGCTGTTCAATCCGTGGATCAGTGGGTTGAGAAACATCCGGGAGGAATACTCGCGTTGCACTATCCCGAAAGGCTTCGCGCGAATCTCAAACCACATTTGCCTCGCTGGCGCGAGAAACTTCTCGTGTTTTCCGAAGTGCCCCTGTCGCGAGGCATGGCCAAGCCGCTGCAAGACATGAAGGAAGCCGACATTTTGGAGATTGCACAGAAGGAACTCACCGAACGCCAACTCCAACTCCTCGCCGTGGTTCTCACGCAAGACCCTTTTGACCAAACTTTGTCCGGGTTGCTGGCGCTCCCCGAAAAGCCCGCATGA